GCCCGTCTCATACCGCGCCTGAGTCTTCTCATCCATCTGCCAGCCCAGCCGGGCCATCAGCCGCGCAGCACGAATCATCCTCACCGGATCTTCGATGAACCCATAGTTGCTCACCAGCCGCAGCTCGCGATTCTCAATGTCCGCCACCCCGTTCAGCGGATCCATCAGCAAGCCATACGAGCCGTCATTCAGCGAGAGCGCCATCGCGTTCGCCGTGAAGTCCCGCCGCCGCAGATCGTCCAGGATCGTTGCAGCCTTGACCACCGGCTTACCCGGCTTCGGATAAGTCACCGTCAAAGTGCTGCCAATCTCCATCCTCACACCACCGGGAAACCGCACAAACAGCGCCTGTCCGGCCTCGTTCTCCCCGGTGATCACGGCATGAGCTTTCTCTAAATCTTTCTTCAGCTTGAGAGCGTTTCCTTGAACCACTACATCCAGATCCCGCACTGGCGATCCGCTGGTCATGTCCCGCACCGCGCCCCCCACCAGAAACACGGTAAGTCCTTTGGCGCGAGCCACTTCGCGTACTGCCAGCAGCGAGTCACGCTGCGCTTGAGAGAGGCGATTTTCGAGCAGGTAGATGTAGTCGGCCATAACTGGTACTTTTACTCCAAGCCGGTTCAAACCGGACCGCCGCAACCCATCGAAGCCCCCTCCAACTCCAGGCTAAGCTCCGACGAATCAAGCGTTTATAATGGTGAGCACAGGTAAACGCAAAAGGCCAATGTAACACAGCATTAGCGAATTGACTACTCCGATTGCACCTTTTTCGTTGCTCTAACCCCTGGTATGCGACAATCCGCGAGTCCTTATGTCCTCCGCGCACAAGAAGGTCATCGTCCGCCGCTTCACCGGAGACACCCTCCCCGGCTACCTGCCGCTCGCCGGCTTCACGCGCAACCGCATCGTCGACCTCCTCGACCTCGAAGGGCGTGTCATCTCCCTTTCCATCAACGACATAAAGCACATCTGCTACGTCCGCGACTACAACCTCCACGACACCGCCAACCCCGAACGCCTCACCCGCCGCACCTTCCTCGCCAAGCCCCGCACCGAAGGCCTCTGGCTCCGCCTCACCTTCCGCTCCGGCGACCTCCTCGAAGGCCTCGCCCCCATCGACATCACCCTCGCCGACGACCTCATCAACGACACCGGCCTCCAGCTCACCCCACCTGACGTCCGCTCCAACACCCAGCGCATCTTCGTCCCGCGCACCTCCATCACTGACCTCCAACTTCTCGCCGTCATCACCACCCCCTCGCGCCGCAAACCCCTTCCCGCCTCATCGGTCCCCAGCCTCCAGGAGGACCTCTTCACCAACCTCATCCCACCCAACACCCGCCCCAACTGAATCCAGACTCTGTCCTGCCGGACGGGCCTCCTGCGCGGAGAGCGGGCGTTCGCACGCCCGTTTAGAGCTTCGCGTGGTCCTCCCGTTGGTCGGAATCATCTCCCTTCGCGACCAACGGGAGCGCCAACCAAAGGGGTATACCCGCCACGAAGTGGCCGCCCCGCGCGCAGTGGGCCCGTCCGGCAGGACAGCACGCTCCACCAGCCCGTTCCATTACAATCCACCCCATGCCATCCAGTCCGAAATCGGTAACTCTAGCCGAACTGGCCGACCACCTCGGCGCCACCCTGCACGGCGATCCCGCCGCCAAAATCACCCAGGTAGCCGGCATCGAAGCCGCCACAGCCGGAGCCCTGGCCTTCGTCGCCAATCCAAAGTACGCCTCCCTCGCCCACACCACCCAGGCCACCGCCGTCCTCGTCGAACCCGACTTCCCCCAGATCCCCGCCCACACCCTCCGCCTCAAAAATCCCTACCTCGCCTTCGCCCGCGCCATCGAGCTCTTCTATCAGCCTCCCACCTACGCCCCCGGCATCCACCCCACCGCAGCCATCGCTCCCACCGCGCGAATAGGCGCCAACGCCCACATCGGCGCCTACGCCGTCATCGGCGATCACGTCACCATCGGCGACAACGCCGTCATTCTCCCCCACGTCGTCATCTACCCCCACGCCGGCATCGGCGACAACCTCTTCGCCCACGCCCACGCCATCGTCCGCGAACACTGCCAGCTAGGCGACAACGTCACCCTCCAGAACGGAGCCATCGTCGGCGCCGACGGCTTCGGCTTCGCCCGCCAATCCGACGGCACCTGGTACAAGATCCTTCAATCCGGCCCCGCCATCCTCGAAGACAACGTCGAGATCCAGGCCAACGCCTGCATCGACCGCGCCTCCATCGGCGAAACCCGCGTCCACGCCGGTGCCAAGATCGACAACCTCGTCCAGGTCGGCCACGGCTCCACTGTAGGCGAGAACACACTCCTCTGCGCCCAGGTCGGCCTCGCAGGCTCCACCATCATCGGCAAAAACGTCATCCTCGCAGGCCAGGTCGGCGTCGCCGGCCACTGCACCATCGGCGACGGAGCCATCGCCACCGCCCAAAGCGGAATTCCCAACGACGTAGCCCCCGGAAAAGTCGTCAGCGGCTATCCCGCCATCGACAACCGGCAGTGGCTTCGTTCCGTCGCGCTCTTCAATCGCCTTCCCGAACTACTACGCGACATTAAGTCGAAACTAAAATAACCATCCACCAGGTGACCCTCGTCGTATATAAATCAAAGAGGTACTTGGGGGTAGGACATGATGGAACCTCCCGAAAGTCTCCGCAACGGCACGAACGAGATGCAAAGCACCACCACCCAACCCGTTCGCGTCCTTCTGCTCGATGACGAACCCACCAATCTCCATCTCCGCTCCGCCATCCTGCGCCAGCACGGCTACGAGTGCGTTCCCGCCTCCACCATCGAAGAGGCAACCGACCTCTTCAACAACATCGACATAGCCGTCCTCGACTATCATCTCGGAGCAGGCCAGTTCGGCACCGAGGTCGCAGCTCTCCTCCGCCGCCGCCGGCCCCACGTCCCCATCATCATTCTCTCGGCCACTATCGATCGCTACTTCGGCGGCGTCGAAGACATGCATCTCCTCAAGGGCCACAGCTCCGTCGAAGATCTCCTCGACGCCCTCAGCTCCCTCGAAGCGAAACGCCGTGGCGC
The Edaphobacter lichenicola genome window above contains:
- the lpxD gene encoding UDP-3-O-(3-hydroxymyristoyl)glucosamine N-acyltransferase, which translates into the protein MPSSPKSVTLAELADHLGATLHGDPAAKITQVAGIEAATAGALAFVANPKYASLAHTTQATAVLVEPDFPQIPAHTLRLKNPYLAFARAIELFYQPPTYAPGIHPTAAIAPTARIGANAHIGAYAVIGDHVTIGDNAVILPHVVIYPHAGIGDNLFAHAHAIVREHCQLGDNVTLQNGAIVGADGFGFARQSDGTWYKILQSGPAILEDNVEIQANACIDRASIGETRVHAGAKIDNLVQVGHGSTVGENTLLCAQVGLAGSTIIGKNVILAGQVGVAGHCTIGDGAIATAQSGIPNDVAPGKVVSGYPAIDNRQWLRSVALFNRLPELLRDIKSKLK
- a CDS encoding DUF6982 domain-containing protein yields the protein MSSAHKKVIVRRFTGDTLPGYLPLAGFTRNRIVDLLDLEGRVISLSINDIKHICYVRDYNLHDTANPERLTRRTFLAKPRTEGLWLRLTFRSGDLLEGLAPIDITLADDLINDTGLQLTPPDVRSNTQRIFVPRTSITDLQLLAVITTPSRRKPLPASSVPSLQEDLFTNLIPPNTRPN